ATCTGTGCTAGAAACTGACTTCGTGGTTATGAAGTAATTGGTGAGTGTTGAATTTATAATTGAGTATTTGATATGTGAAACTATTGAGTAACTTCTCTTGTTTTGTAGGTGGATGCGATTTGGATGAGGAAGATAAGGAAGACTTAGATGAGGAAGCAGAAGAAAGTGGAAAGAAAAGGACTCGACTCAACTAAAGGTATTGCTTTCGTTCGTTGCTGATGAATATCACGCTTAAAACTTGATGTTCTTAGTTATCATTGTGAACTGATAGCTAACTTGTTAATTATGTTCTGTCTAAGCTTGCGGTTGTCTGATCTAATTCATTTTTTTTAAGATGCTAGCATTAGTGTTATTACAATGAACTGGTCAGTTGTGTTCTATCTGAGCTTGTGGTATCATTCATGTTTCTGCAATGTACATGTTTTGCTTGCTGTTGTGTACTTATTACAATGAACTGGTCAGTTGTGTTCTGTCTGAGCTTGTGGTATCATTCATGTTTCTGCAATGTACATGTTATATTGCTTGCTGTTGTGTTCTGTCTGAGCTTGTGGTATCATTCATTCATATTACATTGATGGCTACGTGACATGATTAAATTCATAGTTTCAACTTATGTGTTTCAGGAGAGGCTGAAGATAAAGAAGAAGAGACCATCGTTTACTTAATGCTTTAGATTTTTTTTCTGTGTATGAACTTTAATATATGAAATTGTCTATGCTTTGGAATGTGTAAAACATTTGAATTGCTTATGCTCTGAATTTTTTTTAAGCACAAGTTATGTTTTTTTAATGAATTTAGTATGAATGGTCCAATTTTATTTGGGCCCCGCGGAAGGTCATGGTCCAATTTGGTTTGGACAATTTAGTTTGGACAATTTGGGCTTAAAAAAAATGTCCAATAAACTATTTTGTCCATTTGGACATGCCCTTTGGACATGGACAGCCCAACTGACATCCCTAGTTATTGGCAATACCCAAATTTTTTTGTTGTATGTTAATAAATGAATAATGTCCCCATCACTAGTTTGAGAAATAATCAACTAAAATTTTAAAAAGAGCCGATCTATTTATCGATAATTGATTTTAAGTTGGAAATCCTTGATAATCCAAATTTTTTTAAAAAAAATTATCGAGAACCTATCATCCCACCTCGTTATTGTGAGCATGTGACTTGATTACAATAAACCGGGTCTTTCATTTTCTACATCGAAGAAATGGTTAGGTTCTTTCTTGTATTCTTTAAAAAATATCGCATATAAGTATAACACGGTAGTAGTTGAACCCAATAAAATAAGAGACGCGACCACAGTCTACTATCATATTCTTATTCGAACGATGGCTTGACCAACTCGTCCCTTATTATATGAACGAGAAACCAAAGATTTTATGAACAAGCTGCAAGGTTGCAATCATATTCCTCCTTTGCGTTATCTCTCTTCAGTCTTCACTCAAATCTTTTCAATTTTTCAAAAATGAAGGTTCGTTTCTTTTTTTCCAATTCTCTGAACATATTTAAGAAATTTACATTTCAATGGTTTTAAAATTATATATATTACGTGATACGGGTTATATGCTTATACCATCGGCTTCTAAATTAAATTGCAGAAGATGGTTGTATTCCAGTTCACAGTTTTTGATGAAAGCATCAAAGAGAGAGCTAAGGAAATTGCCAGCGAGTTTCCAGGTACGCAAACACTAATTCATGTTTATGTTAAATTAATTATGAATTTATGATGGTTGATATTCAATTTACATATAATCTGCTCGGGCTTTAACAAAAATATAAGAGTTTGATCTGCGCATCCAATCGGATATTTTTTTTATTTATATATATATATATATGTAAATCAAGTTATACATAAGCTAAATAAGTGGAACTATCATATATTTTAGGAATATTATGTAAAACTAATGAAGATTATGATATTTCAAAATCGGAAAGTGTGATTATTCTGTTAAGGTATTTGAGTACAATTTTGATTTAGTAAAATTTAGATATTTGATATAATAAATGGTTAGTCATAAATTTTTTTTTGATTTTGATCAAAAAAATTATTTATCTTATTAAAAATCAAACAATGATTATTTTAACCTCATATATAGAGTAGACATCAAACGAAACCAAAAACACAAATCAATTTAATTGAAATCGTTATTCAAAACCGGACTAAGGCTTACATAAATAAATAAATAAATAAATCATATGAAATTAACTTTTAGTCGGGCTAAGTCAGCCTAATTCATGACATGGCTCGATTTGTGTAACCAATAATTAATTGTTTTCAATCCATATACTGTAGTTAGTATTATAGGTAACAGATATTTAATATTCGGTAACTTATACTGACGAAGAATTATGATAATATGAAAAATGGAAAAAAAAAATTAATGTTAGGAATAGGAAAAAGGAATGAAAGAAATGTTGAAAAGAGGATTAGTTATATTTTGTACTTCAGAAGATAAGTTATAATTCATCACTTTAGCTCTTATTTTGAATCTAATGTTATGACACAAATCCATCTAACTCTCAAAAAGAAGATGCATCCTTGTAAAAATATCTTTTAATTAAATAAAAATTTCATTCTCTTCAAAAATTAGGAGTTACTAAGGTGGTAGAGGTTGAAGGAGAAGATCAGCTAGAGGTGAGGGGAGAATTTCGTACGTTTGAATTGACAAAGGAACTAATGAAGATAGATGAATCTGTTGAGACAATCAAGATTGTACCAGATGGAGTAACGGAGCCAGAAGTCAAGATCCAGCAGCAAGATGAAGGCAAACTACCTACTAACATACAAAAAACGTGTAAGTGGCCCAGTGATGTTGCCAGTAGCTCAAATGGGAGAGGAGTGCAAGCATATGAATTTTTAGGGCAGGCAATAGATGTTGCTAAGCAGGCCAAAGATATGGGTGTTGGTGTTGCTGATAAGGCAAATAGGTTTAGGTATGAATTATTGTCGAAATAAAAAAGAAAAAGAGGTTAAGGCAAAGCTAGAACCTAAGCTGAAAGCAGAACAAAAAAACATTTGGGTACAACTTCCTGAAGCGCAGAAACGAGGTCCCTTTGAAGCGGAGAAACAAAAGAAGATCAGGGAGGAGGAAGAAACAAGCTGAAGAGATAAAACAAAGGAAGATAGGGAGGAGAAAATGAGGAAACAAGCTGAGGAGATGAAACAAAAGAAGATCAGGGAGGAGGAGATGAGGAAACAAGCTGAAGAGATGAAACAAAAGAAGATCAGGGAAGAGAAGATGAGGAAACAAGCTGAGGAGATGAAGCAAAAGAAGATCAGGGAGGAGAAGATGAAAAAACAGGCTGAAGAAGGAGGAACAAAGGAGGAAACAAGCTGAAGAGATGGAACAAAGGAAGATCAGGCTGGACAAGGAGAAGAAAAAGATGATGGAAAAAGATTTAGCAATTAAGAAAGAAGAGGAAAAACTAAAGATCTGGCAGGAGAAGATGAAGAACTCGCTTGCATCATCTTGTGAACACACATCTTACTTTCCTCTTAAGTCTTTTCAGATTTTTATTTTGAGGTGGTGATCGGTTTGAGCTAGAATTTCATCTCATTTTTTCTAAACTAAAGAATATTTCTCCTCATTTTTAGTGCCTTTTTTTGTTAATTAAGCATAAGATTATCATCTGATGCGCAGGAGGAACGTCATGGACAGGAACCACAGGGAGTTTGTGGGGGCAACCTATCCACACAAACAAGTGCATGGAAGGGACTACAAACCGAAGAAACAAGTGCAGCAGCACAAACCCAACTACCCGGACGAGCAAGTGCATCAACGCAAAACCAACGTTTAACACAAAGACGAAAAGAGGAATCACGAGGAGTTGACAAAAAAGGGAAGAACCACCAATAAACTATTTATTCTAATTCTAAAGAAGCTGAACAGGGTTTAAGCTTTTCATGATAAAAGAAACGTTCCTAGTCCATTTCATCTTTTAAAATAAAATTTGTGTCCTTCTTTGCTATATGATATTTTATCAAATTTGGCTTTCTATTTTTTTTGTTTGCCTTAAGACTTGATCTTCCAAGTTGTGGTGGTTGAGTGATATCATTTTTTCTTTTTTTGGTAAAAGAAAATTACTCTAAAAGCTTGTGAAAGGATCTTCGAATAGTGATCTGCACCACACATGACTTATTAACACAACAATTGTTTCATACAAGCATCAGTAGGGCTGAGTAGCAAAGGGAAGCTTTTGGTAACCAACAACTCTTCTGAGTAAGCTATGTTTAGTCTGTAAAAAGTCTAACCGTCTTCATAAGAACCAAGAGCCAACAGTGTACATTTTTCAAATAAAATATACTCCATCCGTTCCTAAATGATAGACTTTTTAGTATTTTTACACTTATTAAGAAAACACATTAAACTACCATAATAGATGTATCGTTTTCTGCAATTTTCAATTTTTAATAATTTTTAACCAATATTAATTCAATAAAATCAATTAATTTTCTTGAAGTTTACAATTTTATCATAGAAAACACAA
This sequence is a window from Brassica oleracea var. oleracea cultivar TO1000 chromosome C1, BOL, whole genome shotgun sequence. Protein-coding genes within it:
- the LOC106298605 gene encoding uncharacterized protein LOC106298605; protein product: MKKMVVFQFTVFDESIKERAKEIASEFPGVTKVVEVEGEDQLEVRGEFRTFELTKELMKIDESVETIKIVPDGVTEPEVKIQQQDEGKLPTNIQKTCKWPSDVASSSNGRGVQAYEFLGQAIDVAKQAKDMGVGVADKANRFRYELLSK